In Ostrea edulis chromosome 6, xbOstEdul1.1, whole genome shotgun sequence, a single window of DNA contains:
- the LOC125645536 gene encoding cytoplasmic dynein 1 intermediate chain 2-like isoform X23, producing MADRKAELERKKLKLEQMRKEREEKNRQRKLKETGEEKSVQSGGQAQNLRAETDELLANLGIPPATGTPAQPVVPSASISPTPTEGVSASPTQLTSRQRAKLSLVKVAETNIPPRENVTYSKETQTIVVETIDKEGHRYGVRGPWDYYDEDTDSIDVHPVSPHHKMPHVEMVHPTKTQEDLQKQEEKPILELSEEEKKQILMSDDFHTFFNKTTRIVERALDEDIDIFVDYAGRESEDMESDLRAGERLKLQRTFFDERWSKHRAVTSLDWSKQHPELLVASYNANEDSPNDPDGVTLIWNSRFKKTTPEFVFHCQSPVMSSCFAEFHPNLVVGGTYSGQIVLWDNRVNKRTPIQRTPLSAAAHTHPVYCINVVGTQNAHNLISVSTDGKMCSWSLDMLSQPQDSMELQHKQSKAVAVTSFSFLSGDVNNFVVGSEDCTVYTACRHGGKTGINEAFEGHMGPITGIDCHSVPGQIDFSPYFLTSSFDWTLKLWSIKDQKFLHSFEDNSDYVYDVQWSPIHPALFASVDGDGRLDLWNLNNETEVPTASVVTEGGVALNHCRWHSSGSNIAVGDDVGRIHIYDVAENTANPKMDEWSRFVRTLQELKQQAVEREEESSLGSVSMTSPLR from the exons ATGGCTGACAGGAAGGCCGAACTTGAGCGAAAAAAGCTCAAGTTGGAGCAGATGAGGAAAGAACGAGAGGAAAAGAACCGGCAGAGGAAGCTTAAAGAG aCTGGAGAAGAGAAATCTGTGCAGAGTGGTGGTCAGGCACAAAATTTACGGGCAGAGACTGATGAATTGTTGGCCAATTTAGGGATTCCCCCAGCAACAG GCACACCTGCCCAGCCGGTGGTACCAAGTGCTAGCATATCTCCGACCCCTACAGAGGGAGTCTCAGCATCCCCTACTCAACT AACTAGTCGACAAAGAGCAAAATTGTCACTGGTAAAAGTGGCCGAGACCAACATCCCCCCACGAGAAAATGTGACGTACAGCAAAGAAACACAGACCATCGTCGTGGAAACCATAGACAAGGAAG GGCATAGATATGGAG TCCGCGGTCCCTGGGATTATTACG ATGAGGACACAGACTCCATTGATGTCCATCCTGTTTCTCCGCACCACAAGATGCCCCACGTGGAGATGGTCCACCCAACCAAGACCCAGGAGGACCTTCAAAAACAGGAAGAAAAGCCAA TTCTCGAGCTGAGCGAGGAAGAGAAGAAACAGATCCTGATGAGTGATGACTTCCATACATTCTTCAATAAGACAACGCGCATCGTGGAGAGAGCCCTGGACGAGGATATTGATATATTTGTGGACTATGCAGGAAGGGAGTCTGAAGACATGGAAAG TGACTTGAGAGCTGGCGAGAGACTGAAACTGCAGAGAACCTTTTTTGATGAAAGGTGGTCTAAACATCGTGCTGTAACCAGTTTAGACTGGTCAAAACAG CACCCTGAGCTGTTGGTGGCATCATACAATGCCAATGAAGACTCCCCGAATGATCCGGATGGAGTCACACTTATCTGGAATTCTAGGTTTAAAAAGACCACTCCTGAATTCGTCTTCCATTGCCAG TCCCCTGTCATGTCCAGTTGTTTTGCCGAGTTCCACCCTAATCTAGTGGTAGGAGGGACTTACTCTGGTCAAATTGTGCTGTGGGACAACAGGGTGAACAAAAGAACCCCCATACAGAGGACACCTCTCTCAGCCGCCGCCCATACG CATCCTGTGTATTGTATCAATGTGGTGGGCACACAGAATGCCCATAACCTGATCAGTGTGTCCACTGATGGAAAAATGTGTTCCTGGAGTCTGGACATGCTGTCACAGCCACAG GATAGTATGGAGCTGCAGCACAAACAGAGTAAGGCTGTTGCCGTCACTTCCTTCTCGTTTCTGTCCGGAGACGTCAATAACTTTGTGGTGGGCAGTGAAGATTGTACAGTGTACACAGCCTGTAGACATGGGGG TAAAACTGGTATAAACGAGGCCTTTGAAGGACACATGGGGCCCATCACGGGGATCGACTGTCACAGCGTGCCTGGACAGATTGACTTTTCTCCTTACTTCCTCACCTCTAGTTTTGATTGGACACTCAAGCTCTGGAGCATTAAA GACCAAAAGTTCTTGCACTCCTTTGAGGATAACAGCGATTATGTGTACGATGTCCAGTGGTCACCTATCCACCCCGCTTTGTTTGCCAGTGTTGATGGTGATGGACGCCTGGACCTATGGAATCTGAATAATGAAACAGAG GTTCCAACTGCATCGGTTGTGACGGAGGGGGGAGTGGCCTTGAATCACTGTCGTTGGCATAGCAGCGGAAGCAACATAGCTGTGGGGGATGATGTAGGCAGGATTCACATTTATGATGTGGCTGAG AACACAGCCAATCCTAAGATGGATGAATGGTCACGCTTTGTTAGAACTCTCCAGGAATTGAAACAGCAGGCAGTGGAGCGTGAAGAGGAATCCTCGCTAGGGTCAGTGTCCATGACCTCTCCACTTCGATGA
- the LOC125645536 gene encoding cytoplasmic dynein 1 intermediate chain 2-like isoform X9, whose product MADRKAELERKKLKLEQMRKEREEKNRQRKLKETGEEKSVQSGGQAQNLRAETDELLANLGIPPATGTPAQPVVPSASISPTPTEGVSASPTQLTSRQRAKLSLVKVAETNIPPRENVTYSKETQTIVVETIDKEVRGPWDYYDEHSDDTCSISSLVRVLTYDDPRGHSDEDTDSIDVHPVSPHHKMPHVEMVHPTKTQEDLQKQEEKPSQPQKKVLELSEEEKKQILMSDDFHTFFNKTTRIVERALDEDIDIFVDYAGRESEDMESDLRAGERLKLQRTFFDERWSKHRAVTSLDWSKQHPELLVASYNANEDSPNDPDGVTLIWNSRFKKTTPEFVFHCQSPVMSSCFAEFHPNLVVGGTYSGQIVLWDNRVNKRTPIQRTPLSAAAHTHPVYCINVVGTQNAHNLISVSTDGKMCSWSLDMLSQPQDSMELQHKQSKAVAVTSFSFLSGDVNNFVVGSEDCTVYTACRHGGKTGINEAFEGHMGPITGIDCHSVPGQIDFSPYFLTSSFDWTLKLWSIKDQKFLHSFEDNSDYVYDVQWSPIHPALFASVDGDGRLDLWNLNNETEVPTASVVTEGGVALNHCRWHSSGSNIAVGDDVGRIHIYDVAENTANPKMDEWSRFVRTLQELKQQAVEREEESSLGSVSMTSPLR is encoded by the exons ATGGCTGACAGGAAGGCCGAACTTGAGCGAAAAAAGCTCAAGTTGGAGCAGATGAGGAAAGAACGAGAGGAAAAGAACCGGCAGAGGAAGCTTAAAGAG aCTGGAGAAGAGAAATCTGTGCAGAGTGGTGGTCAGGCACAAAATTTACGGGCAGAGACTGATGAATTGTTGGCCAATTTAGGGATTCCCCCAGCAACAG GCACACCTGCCCAGCCGGTGGTACCAAGTGCTAGCATATCTCCGACCCCTACAGAGGGAGTCTCAGCATCCCCTACTCAACT AACTAGTCGACAAAGAGCAAAATTGTCACTGGTAAAAGTGGCCGAGACCAACATCCCCCCACGAGAAAATGTGACGTACAGCAAAGAAACACAGACCATCGTCGTGGAAACCATAGACAAGGAAG TCCGCGGTCCCTGGGATTATTACG ATGAACACTCTGacgatacatgtagtatttccAGTCTAGTCAGGG TTCTTACTTATGATGACCCTCGTGGTCACTCAGATGAGGACACAGACTCCATTGATGTCCATCCTGTTTCTCCGCACCACAAGATGCCCCACGTGGAGATGGTCCACCCAACCAAGACCCAGGAGGACCTTCAAAAACAGGAAGAAAAGCCAA GTCAACCTCAAAAGAAAG TTCTCGAGCTGAGCGAGGAAGAGAAGAAACAGATCCTGATGAGTGATGACTTCCATACATTCTTCAATAAGACAACGCGCATCGTGGAGAGAGCCCTGGACGAGGATATTGATATATTTGTGGACTATGCAGGAAGGGAGTCTGAAGACATGGAAAG TGACTTGAGAGCTGGCGAGAGACTGAAACTGCAGAGAACCTTTTTTGATGAAAGGTGGTCTAAACATCGTGCTGTAACCAGTTTAGACTGGTCAAAACAG CACCCTGAGCTGTTGGTGGCATCATACAATGCCAATGAAGACTCCCCGAATGATCCGGATGGAGTCACACTTATCTGGAATTCTAGGTTTAAAAAGACCACTCCTGAATTCGTCTTCCATTGCCAG TCCCCTGTCATGTCCAGTTGTTTTGCCGAGTTCCACCCTAATCTAGTGGTAGGAGGGACTTACTCTGGTCAAATTGTGCTGTGGGACAACAGGGTGAACAAAAGAACCCCCATACAGAGGACACCTCTCTCAGCCGCCGCCCATACG CATCCTGTGTATTGTATCAATGTGGTGGGCACACAGAATGCCCATAACCTGATCAGTGTGTCCACTGATGGAAAAATGTGTTCCTGGAGTCTGGACATGCTGTCACAGCCACAG GATAGTATGGAGCTGCAGCACAAACAGAGTAAGGCTGTTGCCGTCACTTCCTTCTCGTTTCTGTCCGGAGACGTCAATAACTTTGTGGTGGGCAGTGAAGATTGTACAGTGTACACAGCCTGTAGACATGGGGG TAAAACTGGTATAAACGAGGCCTTTGAAGGACACATGGGGCCCATCACGGGGATCGACTGTCACAGCGTGCCTGGACAGATTGACTTTTCTCCTTACTTCCTCACCTCTAGTTTTGATTGGACACTCAAGCTCTGGAGCATTAAA GACCAAAAGTTCTTGCACTCCTTTGAGGATAACAGCGATTATGTGTACGATGTCCAGTGGTCACCTATCCACCCCGCTTTGTTTGCCAGTGTTGATGGTGATGGACGCCTGGACCTATGGAATCTGAATAATGAAACAGAG GTTCCAACTGCATCGGTTGTGACGGAGGGGGGAGTGGCCTTGAATCACTGTCGTTGGCATAGCAGCGGAAGCAACATAGCTGTGGGGGATGATGTAGGCAGGATTCACATTTATGATGTGGCTGAG AACACAGCCAATCCTAAGATGGATGAATGGTCACGCTTTGTTAGAACTCTCCAGGAATTGAAACAGCAGGCAGTGGAGCGTGAAGAGGAATCCTCGCTAGGGTCAGTGTCCATGACCTCTCCACTTCGATGA
- the LOC125645536 gene encoding cytoplasmic dynein 1 intermediate chain 2-like isoform X24: MADRKAELERKKLKLEQMRKEREEKNRQRKLKETGEEKSVQSGGQAQNLRAETDELLANLGIPPATGTPAQPVVPSASISPTPTEGVSASPTQLTSRQRAKLSLVKVAETNIPPRENVTYSKETQTIVVETIDKEGHRYGDEDTDSIDVHPVSPHHKMPHVEMVHPTKTQEDLQKQEEKPSQPQKKVLELSEEEKKQILMSDDFHTFFNKTTRIVERALDEDIDIFVDYAGRESEDMESDLRAGERLKLQRTFFDERWSKHRAVTSLDWSKQHPELLVASYNANEDSPNDPDGVTLIWNSRFKKTTPEFVFHCQSPVMSSCFAEFHPNLVVGGTYSGQIVLWDNRVNKRTPIQRTPLSAAAHTHPVYCINVVGTQNAHNLISVSTDGKMCSWSLDMLSQPQDSMELQHKQSKAVAVTSFSFLSGDVNNFVVGSEDCTVYTACRHGGKTGINEAFEGHMGPITGIDCHSVPGQIDFSPYFLTSSFDWTLKLWSIKDQKFLHSFEDNSDYVYDVQWSPIHPALFASVDGDGRLDLWNLNNETEVPTASVVTEGGVALNHCRWHSSGSNIAVGDDVGRIHIYDVAENTANPKMDEWSRFVRTLQELKQQAVEREEESSLGSVSMTSPLR; the protein is encoded by the exons ATGGCTGACAGGAAGGCCGAACTTGAGCGAAAAAAGCTCAAGTTGGAGCAGATGAGGAAAGAACGAGAGGAAAAGAACCGGCAGAGGAAGCTTAAAGAG aCTGGAGAAGAGAAATCTGTGCAGAGTGGTGGTCAGGCACAAAATTTACGGGCAGAGACTGATGAATTGTTGGCCAATTTAGGGATTCCCCCAGCAACAG GCACACCTGCCCAGCCGGTGGTACCAAGTGCTAGCATATCTCCGACCCCTACAGAGGGAGTCTCAGCATCCCCTACTCAACT AACTAGTCGACAAAGAGCAAAATTGTCACTGGTAAAAGTGGCCGAGACCAACATCCCCCCACGAGAAAATGTGACGTACAGCAAAGAAACACAGACCATCGTCGTGGAAACCATAGACAAGGAAG GGCATAGATATGGAG ATGAGGACACAGACTCCATTGATGTCCATCCTGTTTCTCCGCACCACAAGATGCCCCACGTGGAGATGGTCCACCCAACCAAGACCCAGGAGGACCTTCAAAAACAGGAAGAAAAGCCAA GTCAACCTCAAAAGAAAG TTCTCGAGCTGAGCGAGGAAGAGAAGAAACAGATCCTGATGAGTGATGACTTCCATACATTCTTCAATAAGACAACGCGCATCGTGGAGAGAGCCCTGGACGAGGATATTGATATATTTGTGGACTATGCAGGAAGGGAGTCTGAAGACATGGAAAG TGACTTGAGAGCTGGCGAGAGACTGAAACTGCAGAGAACCTTTTTTGATGAAAGGTGGTCTAAACATCGTGCTGTAACCAGTTTAGACTGGTCAAAACAG CACCCTGAGCTGTTGGTGGCATCATACAATGCCAATGAAGACTCCCCGAATGATCCGGATGGAGTCACACTTATCTGGAATTCTAGGTTTAAAAAGACCACTCCTGAATTCGTCTTCCATTGCCAG TCCCCTGTCATGTCCAGTTGTTTTGCCGAGTTCCACCCTAATCTAGTGGTAGGAGGGACTTACTCTGGTCAAATTGTGCTGTGGGACAACAGGGTGAACAAAAGAACCCCCATACAGAGGACACCTCTCTCAGCCGCCGCCCATACG CATCCTGTGTATTGTATCAATGTGGTGGGCACACAGAATGCCCATAACCTGATCAGTGTGTCCACTGATGGAAAAATGTGTTCCTGGAGTCTGGACATGCTGTCACAGCCACAG GATAGTATGGAGCTGCAGCACAAACAGAGTAAGGCTGTTGCCGTCACTTCCTTCTCGTTTCTGTCCGGAGACGTCAATAACTTTGTGGTGGGCAGTGAAGATTGTACAGTGTACACAGCCTGTAGACATGGGGG TAAAACTGGTATAAACGAGGCCTTTGAAGGACACATGGGGCCCATCACGGGGATCGACTGTCACAGCGTGCCTGGACAGATTGACTTTTCTCCTTACTTCCTCACCTCTAGTTTTGATTGGACACTCAAGCTCTGGAGCATTAAA GACCAAAAGTTCTTGCACTCCTTTGAGGATAACAGCGATTATGTGTACGATGTCCAGTGGTCACCTATCCACCCCGCTTTGTTTGCCAGTGTTGATGGTGATGGACGCCTGGACCTATGGAATCTGAATAATGAAACAGAG GTTCCAACTGCATCGGTTGTGACGGAGGGGGGAGTGGCCTTGAATCACTGTCGTTGGCATAGCAGCGGAAGCAACATAGCTGTGGGGGATGATGTAGGCAGGATTCACATTTATGATGTGGCTGAG AACACAGCCAATCCTAAGATGGATGAATGGTCACGCTTTGTTAGAACTCTCCAGGAATTGAAACAGCAGGCAGTGGAGCGTGAAGAGGAATCCTCGCTAGGGTCAGTGTCCATGACCTCTCCACTTCGATGA
- the LOC125645536 gene encoding cytoplasmic dynein 1 intermediate chain 2-like isoform X19: MADRKAELERKKLKLEQMRKEREEKNRQRKLKETGEEKSVQSGGQAQNLRAETDELLANLGIPPATGTPAQPVVPSASISPTPTEGVSASPTQLTSRQRAKLSLVKVAETNIPPRENVTYSKETQTIVVETIDKEGHRYGVLTYDDPRGHSDEDTDSIDVHPVSPHHKMPHVEMVHPTKTQEDLQKQEEKPSQPQKKVLELSEEEKKQILMSDDFHTFFNKTTRIVERALDEDIDIFVDYAGRESEDMESDLRAGERLKLQRTFFDERWSKHRAVTSLDWSKQHPELLVASYNANEDSPNDPDGVTLIWNSRFKKTTPEFVFHCQSPVMSSCFAEFHPNLVVGGTYSGQIVLWDNRVNKRTPIQRTPLSAAAHTHPVYCINVVGTQNAHNLISVSTDGKMCSWSLDMLSQPQDSMELQHKQSKAVAVTSFSFLSGDVNNFVVGSEDCTVYTACRHGGKTGINEAFEGHMGPITGIDCHSVPGQIDFSPYFLTSSFDWTLKLWSIKDQKFLHSFEDNSDYVYDVQWSPIHPALFASVDGDGRLDLWNLNNETEVPTASVVTEGGVALNHCRWHSSGSNIAVGDDVGRIHIYDVAENTANPKMDEWSRFVRTLQELKQQAVEREEESSLGSVSMTSPLR, encoded by the exons ATGGCTGACAGGAAGGCCGAACTTGAGCGAAAAAAGCTCAAGTTGGAGCAGATGAGGAAAGAACGAGAGGAAAAGAACCGGCAGAGGAAGCTTAAAGAG aCTGGAGAAGAGAAATCTGTGCAGAGTGGTGGTCAGGCACAAAATTTACGGGCAGAGACTGATGAATTGTTGGCCAATTTAGGGATTCCCCCAGCAACAG GCACACCTGCCCAGCCGGTGGTACCAAGTGCTAGCATATCTCCGACCCCTACAGAGGGAGTCTCAGCATCCCCTACTCAACT AACTAGTCGACAAAGAGCAAAATTGTCACTGGTAAAAGTGGCCGAGACCAACATCCCCCCACGAGAAAATGTGACGTACAGCAAAGAAACACAGACCATCGTCGTGGAAACCATAGACAAGGAAG GGCATAGATATGGAG TTCTTACTTATGATGACCCTCGTGGTCACTCAGATGAGGACACAGACTCCATTGATGTCCATCCTGTTTCTCCGCACCACAAGATGCCCCACGTGGAGATGGTCCACCCAACCAAGACCCAGGAGGACCTTCAAAAACAGGAAGAAAAGCCAA GTCAACCTCAAAAGAAAG TTCTCGAGCTGAGCGAGGAAGAGAAGAAACAGATCCTGATGAGTGATGACTTCCATACATTCTTCAATAAGACAACGCGCATCGTGGAGAGAGCCCTGGACGAGGATATTGATATATTTGTGGACTATGCAGGAAGGGAGTCTGAAGACATGGAAAG TGACTTGAGAGCTGGCGAGAGACTGAAACTGCAGAGAACCTTTTTTGATGAAAGGTGGTCTAAACATCGTGCTGTAACCAGTTTAGACTGGTCAAAACAG CACCCTGAGCTGTTGGTGGCATCATACAATGCCAATGAAGACTCCCCGAATGATCCGGATGGAGTCACACTTATCTGGAATTCTAGGTTTAAAAAGACCACTCCTGAATTCGTCTTCCATTGCCAG TCCCCTGTCATGTCCAGTTGTTTTGCCGAGTTCCACCCTAATCTAGTGGTAGGAGGGACTTACTCTGGTCAAATTGTGCTGTGGGACAACAGGGTGAACAAAAGAACCCCCATACAGAGGACACCTCTCTCAGCCGCCGCCCATACG CATCCTGTGTATTGTATCAATGTGGTGGGCACACAGAATGCCCATAACCTGATCAGTGTGTCCACTGATGGAAAAATGTGTTCCTGGAGTCTGGACATGCTGTCACAGCCACAG GATAGTATGGAGCTGCAGCACAAACAGAGTAAGGCTGTTGCCGTCACTTCCTTCTCGTTTCTGTCCGGAGACGTCAATAACTTTGTGGTGGGCAGTGAAGATTGTACAGTGTACACAGCCTGTAGACATGGGGG TAAAACTGGTATAAACGAGGCCTTTGAAGGACACATGGGGCCCATCACGGGGATCGACTGTCACAGCGTGCCTGGACAGATTGACTTTTCTCCTTACTTCCTCACCTCTAGTTTTGATTGGACACTCAAGCTCTGGAGCATTAAA GACCAAAAGTTCTTGCACTCCTTTGAGGATAACAGCGATTATGTGTACGATGTCCAGTGGTCACCTATCCACCCCGCTTTGTTTGCCAGTGTTGATGGTGATGGACGCCTGGACCTATGGAATCTGAATAATGAAACAGAG GTTCCAACTGCATCGGTTGTGACGGAGGGGGGAGTGGCCTTGAATCACTGTCGTTGGCATAGCAGCGGAAGCAACATAGCTGTGGGGGATGATGTAGGCAGGATTCACATTTATGATGTGGCTGAG AACACAGCCAATCCTAAGATGGATGAATGGTCACGCTTTGTTAGAACTCTCCAGGAATTGAAACAGCAGGCAGTGGAGCGTGAAGAGGAATCCTCGCTAGGGTCAGTGTCCATGACCTCTCCACTTCGATGA
- the LOC125645536 gene encoding cytoplasmic dynein 1 intermediate chain 2-like isoform X21 codes for MADRKAELERKKLKLEQMRKEREEKNRQRKLKETGEEKSVQSGGQAQNLRAETDELLANLGIPPATGTPAQPVVPSASISPTPTEGVSASPTQLTSRQRAKLSLVKVAETNIPPRENVTYSKETQTIVVETIDKEGHRYGVRGPWDYYDEDTDSIDVHPVSPHHKMPHVEMVHPTKTQEDLQKQEEKPSQPQKKVLELSEEEKKQILMSDDFHTFFNKTTRIVERALDEDIDIFVDYAGRESEDMESDLRAGERLKLQRTFFDERWSKHRAVTSLDWSKQHPELLVASYNANEDSPNDPDGVTLIWNSRFKKTTPEFVFHCQSPVMSSCFAEFHPNLVVGGTYSGQIVLWDNRVNKRTPIQRTPLSAAAHTHPVYCINVVGTQNAHNLISVSTDGKMCSWSLDMLSQPQDSMELQHKQSKAVAVTSFSFLSGDVNNFVVGSEDCTVYTACRHGGKTGINEAFEGHMGPITGIDCHSVPGQIDFSPYFLTSSFDWTLKLWSIKDQKFLHSFEDNSDYVYDVQWSPIHPALFASVDGDGRLDLWNLNNETEVPTASVVTEGGVALNHCRWHSSGSNIAVGDDVGRIHIYDVAENTANPKMDEWSRFVRTLQELKQQAVEREEESSLGSVSMTSPLR; via the exons ATGGCTGACAGGAAGGCCGAACTTGAGCGAAAAAAGCTCAAGTTGGAGCAGATGAGGAAAGAACGAGAGGAAAAGAACCGGCAGAGGAAGCTTAAAGAG aCTGGAGAAGAGAAATCTGTGCAGAGTGGTGGTCAGGCACAAAATTTACGGGCAGAGACTGATGAATTGTTGGCCAATTTAGGGATTCCCCCAGCAACAG GCACACCTGCCCAGCCGGTGGTACCAAGTGCTAGCATATCTCCGACCCCTACAGAGGGAGTCTCAGCATCCCCTACTCAACT AACTAGTCGACAAAGAGCAAAATTGTCACTGGTAAAAGTGGCCGAGACCAACATCCCCCCACGAGAAAATGTGACGTACAGCAAAGAAACACAGACCATCGTCGTGGAAACCATAGACAAGGAAG GGCATAGATATGGAG TCCGCGGTCCCTGGGATTATTACG ATGAGGACACAGACTCCATTGATGTCCATCCTGTTTCTCCGCACCACAAGATGCCCCACGTGGAGATGGTCCACCCAACCAAGACCCAGGAGGACCTTCAAAAACAGGAAGAAAAGCCAA GTCAACCTCAAAAGAAAG TTCTCGAGCTGAGCGAGGAAGAGAAGAAACAGATCCTGATGAGTGATGACTTCCATACATTCTTCAATAAGACAACGCGCATCGTGGAGAGAGCCCTGGACGAGGATATTGATATATTTGTGGACTATGCAGGAAGGGAGTCTGAAGACATGGAAAG TGACTTGAGAGCTGGCGAGAGACTGAAACTGCAGAGAACCTTTTTTGATGAAAGGTGGTCTAAACATCGTGCTGTAACCAGTTTAGACTGGTCAAAACAG CACCCTGAGCTGTTGGTGGCATCATACAATGCCAATGAAGACTCCCCGAATGATCCGGATGGAGTCACACTTATCTGGAATTCTAGGTTTAAAAAGACCACTCCTGAATTCGTCTTCCATTGCCAG TCCCCTGTCATGTCCAGTTGTTTTGCCGAGTTCCACCCTAATCTAGTGGTAGGAGGGACTTACTCTGGTCAAATTGTGCTGTGGGACAACAGGGTGAACAAAAGAACCCCCATACAGAGGACACCTCTCTCAGCCGCCGCCCATACG CATCCTGTGTATTGTATCAATGTGGTGGGCACACAGAATGCCCATAACCTGATCAGTGTGTCCACTGATGGAAAAATGTGTTCCTGGAGTCTGGACATGCTGTCACAGCCACAG GATAGTATGGAGCTGCAGCACAAACAGAGTAAGGCTGTTGCCGTCACTTCCTTCTCGTTTCTGTCCGGAGACGTCAATAACTTTGTGGTGGGCAGTGAAGATTGTACAGTGTACACAGCCTGTAGACATGGGGG TAAAACTGGTATAAACGAGGCCTTTGAAGGACACATGGGGCCCATCACGGGGATCGACTGTCACAGCGTGCCTGGACAGATTGACTTTTCTCCTTACTTCCTCACCTCTAGTTTTGATTGGACACTCAAGCTCTGGAGCATTAAA GACCAAAAGTTCTTGCACTCCTTTGAGGATAACAGCGATTATGTGTACGATGTCCAGTGGTCACCTATCCACCCCGCTTTGTTTGCCAGTGTTGATGGTGATGGACGCCTGGACCTATGGAATCTGAATAATGAAACAGAG GTTCCAACTGCATCGGTTGTGACGGAGGGGGGAGTGGCCTTGAATCACTGTCGTTGGCATAGCAGCGGAAGCAACATAGCTGTGGGGGATGATGTAGGCAGGATTCACATTTATGATGTGGCTGAG AACACAGCCAATCCTAAGATGGATGAATGGTCACGCTTTGTTAGAACTCTCCAGGAATTGAAACAGCAGGCAGTGGAGCGTGAAGAGGAATCCTCGCTAGGGTCAGTGTCCATGACCTCTCCACTTCGATGA